The proteins below come from a single Desulfitobacterium metallireducens DSM 15288 genomic window:
- a CDS encoding ABC transporter ATP-binding protein — protein MSVIEIDKLTKYYGKSRGIIDVSFKVEEGEIFGFIGPNGSGKSTTIRTLLSLIYPTSGSAKIFGKDCIKYAPEIAREIGYLPSEVFYYEKMKVLDLLKYSASFYKKDCNQRITELSEIMDLDLKKKIEDLSFGNRKKVGIVQALLHEPKLIIMDEPTSGLDPLMQQKFFNVLQEENKKGATILLSSHILNEVQRLCSRVAIIKEGKIINVETISNLTENTYKKIKIELSSEINRNYFQISGVSNLEIKDHVVSFLFKGNINLILKKISEVEITNVWVEEPNLEEIFMHYYEKEA, from the coding sequence ATGAGCGTTATTGAGATCGATAAACTCACTAAATATTACGGTAAGTCCAGGGGGATTATTGATGTAAGTTTTAAGGTTGAAGAAGGTGAGATTTTTGGCTTCATCGGTCCAAATGGGTCCGGTAAATCGACGACAATCCGGACTTTATTATCCTTGATTTATCCAACGAGCGGCAGTGCCAAGATCTTTGGAAAAGACTGTATAAAATACGCACCTGAAATTGCCCGAGAAATCGGCTATTTACCCTCAGAGGTCTTCTATTACGAAAAAATGAAGGTTCTTGATCTTCTCAAATATTCGGCCAGCTTCTATAAAAAGGATTGCAACCAAAGAATAACGGAATTATCAGAAATCATGGATCTCGACCTCAAGAAAAAAATCGAAGATTTATCCTTTGGTAACCGCAAAAAGGTGGGTATCGTCCAAGCCTTGCTGCATGAACCGAAACTCATCATCATGGATGAGCCGACCAGCGGTCTTGATCCCCTGATGCAGCAGAAATTCTTCAACGTATTACAGGAAGAAAACAAAAAAGGGGCGACCATTCTTTTATCGTCCCATATTTTAAACGAGGTCCAAAGGTTGTGCAGCCGTGTCGCTATTATCAAAGAAGGCAAGATTATCAACGTCGAAACGATCAGCAATTTAACGGAAAACACGTATAAGAAAATTAAGATTGAACTGTCCTCTGAAATCAATAGGAATTACTTCCAAATTTCCGGAGTCAGCAATCTGGAAATCAAAGATCATGTCGTCAGCTTTTTATTTAAGGGCAATATCAATTTAATCCTCAAAAAAATCTCCGAGGTCGAAATAACGAATGTCTGGGTTGAGGAGCCCAATCTCGAAGAGATTTTCATGCATTATTATGAAAAGGAGGCCTAA
- a CDS encoding cell wall-binding repeat-containing protein, whose product MKHFSRFGLLLLLAFLTINLQPVYASSMTNPERLDGLDRYETAKIISERAYPGKVNSVVLVSGESFANALPASVLASKLNAPIILIAPTIEASDSAFDYLAKHLDLQGNIYLIGEEGSIGSDFTKKLNDMGYQNINRIGGQSKYETDVLIAKAILPKADNPIVISSGEDYPDALSISSFAAKNGWSILLVNNDLPNVVNDYIQTLKPSKIYITGGPGAVSIEIENKLKTLFPDSEIVRLDGLDRFETAVKIVQYFNKAPNTIYLASGYNFPDALAGSVLAAKTNAPILLVDPNSTQVSNQSLPYLNSLRTSGIKANLISFGGKAIVPEELVSAIDSTLNGTSKLTDGLIQDSISQQDAENLASSFTSIFMTYDYRNLTPKTELYALATSSGFQMGIEKNITANNATMLRDKVIQNVKGITYSGFSINGDEATLEITDISLEGTVNGKNFTEHFSGTITFTRIDGKWLVGDLAIHPLH is encoded by the coding sequence ATGAAACATTTTAGCCGATTCGGTTTATTGTTATTGCTTGCTTTTTTGACGATTAATCTACAACCTGTGTATGCTAGTTCTATGACGAATCCAGAAAGATTGGATGGATTGGACAGATATGAGACTGCAAAAATTATCTCCGAACGAGCTTACCCTGGAAAGGTAAACAGCGTTGTTTTAGTATCAGGTGAAAGTTTTGCCAATGCTTTACCTGCCAGTGTTTTGGCAAGCAAATTGAATGCCCCCATAATTCTCATTGCACCGACTATAGAAGCCTCAGATTCTGCTTTTGATTATTTAGCTAAACATCTTGATTTACAAGGAAATATTTATTTAATTGGTGAAGAGGGTTCTATTGGCTCTGATTTTACTAAGAAATTAAATGATATGGGCTATCAAAATATTAACCGTATAGGCGGGCAATCAAAATATGAGACAGATGTACTCATTGCAAAAGCAATACTTCCCAAAGCTGATAATCCAATTGTCATCAGTTCGGGGGAGGATTATCCTGATGCACTGAGTATATCAAGCTTCGCAGCAAAGAATGGCTGGTCTATTCTTTTGGTAAATAACGACCTACCCAATGTAGTCAATGACTATATCCAAACTTTAAAACCATCTAAGATTTATATTACCGGGGGTCCTGGAGCAGTTTCAATAGAAATCGAAAATAAACTTAAAACACTATTTCCCGATTCGGAAATAGTGCGATTGGATGGATTAGATCGATTTGAAACTGCAGTTAAGATCGTTCAATATTTTAATAAAGCGCCCAACACTATTTATTTAGCATCAGGATATAACTTTCCTGATGCACTCGCTGGAAGTGTATTAGCGGCAAAAACGAATGCCCCCATTTTATTAGTCGACCCCAATAGTACACAAGTATCAAATCAAAGCTTACCTTATTTAAACTCTCTTCGAACTAGCGGAATTAAGGCTAACTTAATTTCATTTGGCGGGAAAGCTATTGTTCCGGAAGAATTAGTTTCGGCAATTGATTCAACCCTAAATGGGACTTCAAAGCTAACCGATGGATTAATCCAAGATTCTATCTCTCAACAAGATGCTGAGAATTTAGCATCCAGTTTTACTTCAATTTTCATGACTTACGATTATCGTAATCTTACGCCTAAAACTGAACTCTATGCTCTAGCTACTTCATCAGGATTTCAAATGGGGATAGAAAAAAACATAACAGCCAATAATGCAACTATGTTGAGAGATAAAGTTATACAGAATGTTAAAGGAATTACCTATTCTGGTTTCTCAATTAACGGAGATGAAGCAACTTTAGAAATCACAGATATTTCGCTTGAAGGGACCGTAAATGGTAAAAATTTCACAGAACATTTTTCTGGCACAATTACCTTTACACGAATTGATGGTAAATGGTTAGTTGGTGACCTGGCTATTCATCCTCTTCATTAG